In one window of Arctopsyche grandis isolate Sample6627 chromosome 6, ASM5162203v2, whole genome shotgun sequence DNA:
- the Mrm2 gene encoding mitochondrial rRNA methyltransferase 2: MQLASPSKMSNCILKSRTIFANVALANIRRKGTSSNDWLQRQLTDPYVEKAKIQNYRCRSAFKLLEMNEKGNFLQPGQVVVDIGAAPGSWTQVAVQKVNSNKSELHKPVGKVFAIDRQQIFPIEGATILSNLDFESEETQTKLKEALGDHKVNVVLSDMAPNASGVKAIDQDKIISLCYKAFRFAAQVSTKNACLLVKVWDGVEVPILELDLGRFYKGVKIYKPPSSRSDSSEKFLFASGFKGLQT; the protein is encoded by the exons ATGCAGTTGGCTTCACCGTCTAAAATGTCAAActgtattttaaaatctcgcACGATATTCGCAAACGTGGCGTTAGCAAACATAAGAAGAAAAGGTACGAGTTCGAATGATTGGTTGCAACGCCAATTGACAGACCCCTACGTAGAGAAAGCCAAGATACAAAATTATAG ATGTCGCAGTGCATTCAAGTTGTTAGAGATGAATGAAAAAGGCAACTTTTTACAACCAGGACAAGTAGTAGTCGATATCGGAGCCGCCCCGGGATCATGGACTCAAGTCGCCGTTCAAAAAGTCAACTCGAATAAAAGTGAATTACACAAACCAGTCGGGAAAGTGTTCGCCATTGACAGACAACAAATCTTTCCCATTGAA gGTGCGACCATTCTCAGCAATTTAGATTTCGAATCCGAAGAAACGCAGACGAAATTAAAAGAAGCTTTGGGTGACCACAAAGTCAATGTAGTCTTGTCGGATATGGCACCTAATGCCAGCGGAGTGAAGGCAATAGACCAGGACAAAATAATCAGCCTTTGTTATAAAGCTTTTCGGTTTGCAGCCCAAGTTTCCACCAAAAATGCATGCCTCCTTGTGAAGGTTTGGGATGGCGTAGAAGTGCCGATACTGGAGCTCGATCTAGGTAGATTTTATAAGGGGGTGAAAATTTATAAACCGCCATCAAGCAGATCAGACTCCTCTGAGAAGTTCTTGTTTGCTAGTGGATTCAAAGGATTGCAAACATGA